Proteins from one Podospora pseudoanserina strain CBS 124.78 chromosome 1, whole genome shotgun sequence genomic window:
- a CDS encoding hypothetical protein (COG:S; EggNog:ENOG503Q4UQ) has product MSDSDDIIDLPEEGGDDLFGDEGDEVMSDQGNVLSDRDLESDREDDRDRIEDEDDYPREDRDSHHLAESIPLYRHRIPKSKDNTLHNLKVPNFLKFNPVEYKPDEWQPSKWELNNANSENPIPSIMWRRDPKTGKLKSNANIHRWSDGSTTLQIGDDHYEITSNSLVGPPNEPYQDVKDAHEYAAAAHLTTNSLLIVGHYTEQYSIKPPEELQDAAFDRLVAGLNMNKKESTTSRLIATNEDPERKKREAELAEKERAKNQRRRETAAARSEGAGSRYKGGALSIGDLEGRRGAGGSRKRGAPGGAKKKHRRPEYDSDDDLPSGARRTDNYDMDDGFLVGSDEDDDVVEDDEEEDILDDEDEDERPRAKRQRTADPEEDADGDDDDDAPAASHRRRRRVVNDDDDE; this is encoded by the exons ATGTCCGACTCGGATGATATTATCGACCTCcccgaggagggtggtgacgacCTCTTTGGAGACGAGGGGGACGAGGTGATGTCGGATCAGGGCAATGTGCTTAGCGATCGCGACCTGGAATCGGACAGAGAGGATGACCGCGACCGCAtcgaagatgaggacgatTACCCGCGTGAGGATAGAGACTCTCACCACCTGGCCGAATCGATCCCTCTCTACCGGCATCGAATCCCAAAATCAAAAGACAACACG CTTCACAACCTCAAAGTACCAAACTTCCTCAAGTTCAACCCAGTGGAATACAAACCCGACGAGTGGCAGCCCTCCAAGTGGGAGCTCAACAATGCCAATTCCGAaaaccccatcccatcaaTCATGTGGCGCCGCGATCCCAAGACCGGGAAGCTTAAGAGCAATGCCAACATTCACAGATGGAGCGATGGTTCCACGACCCTCCAGATCGGAGACGATCACTACGAGATCACATCCAACTCACTCGTCGGACCGCCTAATGAGCCGTATCAAGACGTTAAGGATGCACATGAATACGCGGCAGCTGCCCATCTAACGACCAATTCCTTGTTAATCGTCGGTCACTACACCGAGCAATACTCCATCAAGCCTCCCGAGGAACTCCAGGATGCCGCCTTCGACCGCCTGGTGGCAGGTCTTAATatgaacaagaaggagagcaccaccagcaggcTCATCGCCACCAACGAGGATCCCGAGcgcaagaagagagaggcCGAGCTCGCCGAGAAGGAACGGGCAAAGAACCAGCGCCGTCGGGAGACAGCGGCTGCGCGCTCTGAGGGAGCAGGGAGTCGGTACAAGGGCGGGGCTCTTTCCATTGGCGACTTGGAGGGTAGGCGTGGAGCGGGAGGATCCAGGAAACGTGGTGCGCCGGGCggagccaagaagaagcatcGCCGTCCTGAATATGATTCTGACGATGATCTTCCCAGCGGGGCGCGCCGCACGGACAACTACGACATGGACGACGGGTTTTTGGTCGGTAgtgacgaagatgatgatgtcgtcgaggatgacgaggaggaggatattctggatgatgaggatgaggatgagaggcCGAGGGCGAAGAGGCAGAGGACGGCTGAtccggaggaggatgctgatggggatgatgatgacgacgccCCGGCTGCTTCTCATCGCCGCAGGAGGCGGGTTGttaatgatgatgatgacgaatAG